Proteins from one uncultured Fusobacterium sp. genomic window:
- a CDS encoding site-specific integrase — protein MDFIHEFLKDAKESGKINSSTLEIYRHDIEDFDGFIVEKELLDVKNDDIVRYIEELKKKYSDMSIYRKISSLKSFYKYLLKNRIIDEFPLKNIEISNRVKKTTKPLEKWELKRILDICDDSYEETRDSLVIRLLYETGLKIGDILNLEKSNLEKYEYRIISITSTSKFINERISEELIRDLKRFSEELLPKIYGNRNLIFQELTRESFRVRFINYGKRANLEREISPNMIKKIIVEEKTRDEAGLSFLDKIREQYMKIGIGDD, from the coding sequence ATGGATTTCATACATGAATTTTTAAAAGATGCAAAAGAAAGCGGCAAGATAAATTCTTCTACTTTAGAAATCTATAGACATGATATAGAGGATTTTGATGGTTTTATAGTTGAAAAAGAGTTATTAGATGTAAAAAATGATGATATAGTTAGGTATATTGAGGAACTTAAAAAAAAATATAGTGATATGTCTATTTATAGAAAGATAAGTTCTTTAAAAAGTTTCTATAAATATCTTTTAAAAAATAGGATAATAGATGAATTTCCTTTAAAAAATATAGAGATATCTAATAGAGTAAAAAAAACTACCAAACCTTTAGAAAAATGGGAACTAAAGAGAATATTAGACATATGTGATGATAGTTATGAAGAGACAAGAGACTCTTTGGTTATAAGATTACTCTATGAAACAGGCTTGAAAATAGGAGATATTTTAAATTTAGAAAAGAGTAACTTAGAAAAATATGAGTATAGAATTATTAGTATAACTTCTACTTCAAAGTTTATAAATGAAAGAATAAGTGAAGAGCTAATAAGAGATTTAAAAAGATTTTCTGAAGAGTTATTACCAAAAATTTATGGGAATAGAAATCTAATTTTTCAAGAACTAACAAGGGAGAGTTTCAGGGTTAGATTTATAAACTATGGAAAAAGAGCAAATTTAGAGAGAGAGATTTCTCCTAATATGATAAAAAAAATTATAGTTGAAGAGAAAACTAGAGATGAAGCAGGATTATCTTTTTTAGATAAGATAAGAGAACAGTATATGAAAATAGGAATAGGAGATGATTAG
- a CDS encoding response regulator — MKIHKKIAILNTIIFILGNILILFLLNYQEKITLFKNFLLLKLILIVILFFLISNFLSKFTLINVYKTLEKFDEIISLVNEKFITELKNEFANMEKCLYEVFSSIKMDILDILVKEGEIKREKEKAQILSDKLQQLNKNLEEIVSQRTKELIISKENAESANRAKDEFLAKISHEMRTPLTPIIGYSRLLLKENVDPDFKEKLDIIHTSGVKLLNFTNELLDFSKIELGKIDLNYESFSVKELFQEIYYEHNTLAIQKNLKFKLEFLSEDTYVYSDKMKIYEIAKNIIHNSIKYTEKGFVLCEVDVRDGYLYFNVYDSGIGIEKKNLEYIFESFGQINKLSSGAGLGLSISKKLIEILLGTIQVDSKPNIGTTFKVKLPIEIYHKSGENFSSALTKLLNTNNEKLKSILLMSILKFPVRLKKLKEAYKKQDIKLLRDINHLIQGTYGNLNLTLIYDTSLKISKELKKENINFNNILYLIEELEKMTHTLDYCELFNSYLTYNDMKLSLLIAEDVEDNREFLKAILVSDRIKVTCVENGLLALKELQNKNFDAIFLDIRMPVMDGLQTIKHIRDKKLYSSTPILALTAQAIIGDKEKYLPYGFDGYITKPINESVLFSYLYYVANWKKLLSEEKGELQ; from the coding sequence ATGAAAATACACAAAAAAATTGCTATTTTAAATACTATTATTTTTATTTTAGGAAATATATTAATTCTTTTCTTATTAAATTATCAAGAGAAAATTACTCTTTTTAAAAATTTTTTATTACTAAAGTTAATTCTGATAGTTATTTTATTTTTCTTGATTTCAAATTTTTTATCAAAATTTACTTTAATAAATGTCTATAAAACACTTGAAAAATTTGATGAAATAATATCTCTTGTAAATGAAAAATTTATAACAGAGCTTAAAAATGAATTTGCTAATATGGAAAAATGTCTATATGAAGTCTTTTCTTCTATAAAAATGGATATTTTAGATATTCTTGTTAAAGAGGGAGAAATTAAAAGAGAAAAGGAAAAAGCTCAAATTTTAAGTGATAAATTACAACAACTTAATAAAAATCTTGAGGAGATTGTTTCACAAAGAACTAAAGAATTGATTATCTCTAAAGAAAATGCAGAATCTGCTAATAGAGCTAAAGATGAGTTTCTAGCCAAGATTAGTCATGAAATGAGAACTCCTCTTACACCAATTATAGGTTACTCTAGGTTATTATTAAAAGAAAATGTAGACCCTGATTTTAAAGAAAAATTAGATATAATTCACACCTCTGGAGTAAAACTTTTAAATTTTACAAATGAACTTTTAGATTTTTCAAAAATTGAATTGGGAAAAATAGATTTAAATTATGAAAGTTTTTCAGTAAAAGAGCTCTTTCAAGAGATTTATTATGAACATAACACTTTAGCAATACAAAAAAATCTTAAGTTTAAATTAGAATTTTTAAGTGAAGATACTTATGTCTATTCTGATAAAATGAAAATCTATGAAATTGCTAAAAATATCATTCATAATTCAATTAAGTACACAGAAAAAGGATTTGTACTTTGTGAAGTTGATGTGAGAGATGGATATCTTTATTTTAATGTATATGATAGTGGAATTGGAATTGAAAAGAAAAATTTAGAGTATATTTTTGAAAGTTTTGGACAGATAAATAAACTTTCATCTGGAGCAGGTTTAGGTCTTAGTATCAGTAAAAAATTGATTGAAATCTTATTAGGAACAATTCAAGTAGATAGTAAACCTAATATTGGTACTACTTTTAAAGTTAAATTACCTATTGAAATTTATCACAAAAGTGGAGAAAATTTCTCATCTGCACTTACTAAACTTTTAAATACTAATAATGAAAAATTAAAATCAATTCTTCTTATGAGTATTTTAAAATTTCCAGTTAGATTAAAAAAATTAAAAGAGGCATATAAAAAACAAGATATTAAACTTTTAAGAGATATTAACCATCTAATACAAGGAACATATGGTAATCTTAATCTAACTCTTATATATGATACATCTTTAAAAATATCAAAAGAGCTTAAAAAAGAAAATATTAATTTTAATAATATTTTATATCTTATTGAAGAGCTAGAAAAAATGACTCATACTTTAGATTATTGTGAGCTTTTCAACAGCTATTTAACATATAATGATATGAAATTATCTCTTTTAATTGCTGAAGATGTTGAAGATAATAGAGAGTTTTTAAAAGCTATATTAGTATCTGATAGAATAAAAGTAACTTGTGTTGAAAATGGATTATTAGCCCTTAAAGAATTACAAAATAAAAATTTTGATGCTATCTTCTTAGATATAAGAATGCCTGTTATGGATGGACTTCAAACAATAAAACATATCAGAGATAAAAAATTATATAGTTCTACACCTATATTAGCTTTAACTGCACAAGCAATTATTGGAGATAAAGAAAAATATCTCCCTTATGGTTTTGATGGTTATATAACTAAACCTATTAACGAATCTGTCTTATTTAGTTATCTCTATTATGTAGCTAATTGGAAAAAATTATTATCTGAAGAAAAAGGTGAATTACAATGA
- a CDS encoding response regulator transcription factor yields the protein MIKLLIIDDSEETRELLKMVLSKNNMLDISEAYSLASALQELKKSTPDIILLDLSLPDGNGSEICSKIRTCPEIYGKPFILALTADTSQESVNKNLRLGCDDYIKKPFDFTELSIRIEKFIERVPKDREYISYENIKIFPNSKLVKYDNEFVTLSKNEFEVLQYFILNRGLLLSRTNILDNVWSDNYDISDKAVDQCLKRLRKKLPILNDILVSKRGFGYILK from the coding sequence ATGATAAAACTTTTAATAATTGATGATTCTGAAGAGACAAGAGAACTTCTTAAAATGGTACTATCAAAAAATAATATGCTAGATATTTCAGAAGCTTATAGTTTAGCTTCAGCCCTACAAGAATTAAAAAAATCTACACCTGATATTATTCTTTTAGATTTATCTTTACCTGATGGAAATGGAAGTGAAATTTGTAGTAAAATTAGAACTTGTCCTGAGATATATGGAAAACCATTTATATTAGCTTTAACTGCTGACACTTCTCAAGAGAGTGTAAATAAAAACTTAAGATTAGGTTGTGATGACTATATTAAAAAACCATTTGATTTTACTGAACTATCTATAAGAATAGAGAAATTTATTGAAAGAGTTCCTAAAGATAGAGAATATATCTCATATGAAAATATTAAAATTTTTCCAAATAGTAAACTTGTAAAATATGATAATGAATTTGTTACTCTTTCTAAAAATGAATTTGAAGTACTTCAATACTTTATTTTAAATAGAGGGTTATTACTATCTAGAACAAATATTTTAGACAATGTTTGGAGCGATAATTATGATATAAGTGATAAAGCTGTTGATCAATGTTTAAAAAGATTAAGGAAAAAACTTCCTATACTTAATGATATACTAGTTTCAAAAAGAGGTTTTGGTTATATTTTAAAATAA
- a CDS encoding PocR ligand-binding domain-containing protein, whose translation MKNKEEISEYLDVEFFQVLQDKLADEFGIGSIITDINGKPITKQSNFSDFCGKYTRGSKIGLERCMKCDAYGGNKAKELKKPIIYKCHAGLIDFASPIIIKDKIVGCFLCGQILAEQPDEEKFRKIAKEIGIDENEYIEALRKVKVIPYEKIEYAANFLYDLSSKLSNFSDYQNTGMKTSNHCYNSIKRFDNFLLRLKTRNFITPANLTNFQGFFKRVYDTLFKRFNIDDEKLYEIERNINFLSEETNNISQKIKITEEHYSNFDINILKK comes from the coding sequence ATGAAAAACAAAGAAGAGATATCTGAATATTTAGATGTTGAATTTTTTCAGGTACTACAAGATAAACTAGCAGATGAATTTGGAATTGGAAGTATTATTACAGATATAAATGGAAAACCTATTACTAAACAAAGTAATTTTTCTGATTTTTGTGGTAAATATACTAGAGGAAGTAAAATCGGTTTAGAAAGATGTATGAAGTGTGATGCCTATGGTGGAAATAAAGCTAAAGAATTAAAAAAACCTATTATCTATAAATGTCATGCTGGTCTTATTGACTTCGCAAGTCCTATCATTATAAAAGATAAAATTGTAGGTTGTTTTCTTTGTGGACAAATATTAGCTGAACAACCAGATGAAGAAAAATTTAGAAAAATAGCTAAAGAGATAGGAATAGATGAAAATGAATATATAGAAGCTCTAAGAAAAGTTAAAGTTATTCCATATGAAAAGATCGAATATGCAGCTAATTTCTTATATGATTTATCTTCAAAATTATCAAATTTTTCAGATTATCAAAATACAGGTATGAAAACAAGTAACCATTGTTATAATAGTATTAAAAGATTTGATAATTTTTTACTTAGATTAAAAACTAGAAATTTTATAACTCCTGCTAATTTAACTAATTTTCAAGGATTTTTTAAACGAGTATATGACACACTATTTAAAAGATTTAATATTGATGATGAAAAACTATATGAAATTGAAAGAAATATAAATTTTCTTTCTGAAGAAACAAATAATATTTCTCAAAAAATAAAAATAACTGAAGAACATTACTCAAATTTTGATATTAATATTTTAAAAAAATAG
- the pduB gene encoding propanediol utilization microcompartment protein PduB: protein MQENLVEKMMSEVMEKLKEKTGEASKPECAPKRECRLTEFVGVTTHGDGIGLVIANVDPALHEAMGIDKKYRSIGILGARTGAGPFIMAADEAVKATNTEVISIELPRDTKGGAGHGSLILFGAEDVSDAKRAVEVAIAAVTEKFGDVYGNDAGHIELQYTARASYACNKAFNAPLGKAFGIIVGAPAAIGVVTADTALKAANVEVLGYSSPAKGTSFSNEVILTICGDSGAVRQAILAAKEVGVKLLETLGGPAPSGSTPYI from the coding sequence ATGCAAGAGAATTTGGTTGAAAAAATGATGTCTGAAGTAATGGAAAAATTAAAAGAAAAAACTGGTGAAGCATCAAAACCAGAATGTGCACCAAAAAGAGAATGTCGTTTAACAGAATTTGTTGGTGTTACAACTCATGGAGATGGAATAGGGCTTGTAATAGCTAACGTAGATCCAGCTCTTCATGAAGCTATGGGAATAGACAAAAAATATCGTTCAATAGGAATATTAGGAGCAAGAACAGGAGCAGGACCATTTATTATGGCAGCAGATGAAGCTGTAAAAGCAACTAATACAGAAGTGATTTCAATAGAACTTCCTAGAGACACTAAAGGTGGAGCAGGACATGGATCTCTAATACTTTTTGGAGCTGAAGATGTATCTGACGCTAAAAGAGCAGTTGAAGTTGCAATAGCAGCTGTAACTGAAAAATTTGGAGATGTATATGGAAACGATGCTGGACATATTGAACTTCAATATACAGCTAGAGCATCATATGCATGTAATAAAGCATTTAACGCACCATTAGGAAAAGCTTTTGGAATTATTGTAGGAGCTCCAGCAGCAATTGGTGTAGTAACAGCAGATACTGCATTAAAAGCAGCTAACGTAGAAGTTTTAGGATATAGTTCTCCTGCTAAAGGAACAAGCTTCTCAAACGAAGTAATCTTAACAATTTGTGGAGATTCTGGAGCAGTTAGACAAGCAATCCTTGCAGCTAAAGAAGTAGGAGTTAAACTTCTAGAAACTTTAGGAGGACCAGCTCCTTCAGGATCAACTCCATATATTTAG
- a CDS encoding ABC transporter ATP-binding protein gives MLRKFVTYYKPYKKLFFMDLLVATISALCDLVYPMITRNVVNKVIPNREFRFLVVFAVVLMAIYLIKMLCAYWMQYWGHLVGVGMQADMRRDVYEHLQKLPVKYFDNNQTGNIMSRIVNDLQDISELAHHGPEDLFISFFMIVGSFIVLLRINVILTIIVFCILPIIIWYSMYKRKKLLASFVKTREKTGDINARLQNSISGIRVSKAFVIDEDEKERFEEGNQQFVTAKSFSYKVMAEYTAGVGFFTDMLDYSVLIVGAIFTYYGKINIGDFLAYLLYIKIFTQPIKRLIAFVEQYQNGMSGFKRFMELIEVDREKDKEDAKDIGQVQGEIRFENVSFSHESKKVLDNISLTIEKGKMLALVGPSGGGKTTLCNLIPRFYTVDSGDIKIDGKSIYDVKVDSLRKNIGIVQQDVFLFTGTIKENILIGKTDATDEEVIEAAKKANIHDLIMQMPDGYDTNVGERGTKLSGGQKQRIAIARIFLKNPPILILDEATSALDNITERLIQKSLEELCKGRTTIVVAHRLSTIQSADEIIVLTDNGIEERGTHQQLLDSKGFYYKLHSMSQL, from the coding sequence ATGTTAAGAAAATTTGTAACATACTACAAACCATATAAAAAGCTATTTTTTATGGACTTGTTGGTGGCAACTATATCAGCTCTATGTGATTTAGTATATCCGATGATTACTAGAAATGTAGTAAATAAAGTTATACCAAATAGGGAGTTTAGATTTTTAGTTGTTTTTGCTGTTGTACTTATGGCAATTTATCTAATTAAAATGTTATGTGCTTACTGGATGCAATATTGGGGGCATCTGGTTGGAGTTGGGATGCAAGCTGATATGAGAAGAGATGTGTATGAACATCTTCAAAAACTTCCTGTAAAGTATTTTGATAACAATCAAACAGGAAACATAATGTCGAGAATTGTAAATGATCTTCAAGATATATCAGAGTTAGCACATCATGGACCAGAGGATCTGTTTATATCATTCTTTATGATAGTTGGTTCATTTATAGTTTTACTTAGAATAAATGTAATTTTAACAATAATAGTTTTCTGTATTTTACCAATAATTATTTGGTATAGTATGTATAAGAGAAAAAAACTTTTAGCTTCATTTGTAAAAACTAGAGAAAAAACTGGAGATATCAATGCTAGACTTCAAAATAGTATTTCTGGAATAAGAGTATCTAAGGCTTTTGTTATAGATGAAGATGAGAAAGAGAGATTTGAAGAGGGAAATCAACAATTTGTTACAGCTAAATCTTTTTCATATAAAGTAATGGCAGAATATACAGCAGGAGTAGGATTTTTTACTGATATGTTAGATTATTCTGTACTTATAGTAGGGGCAATATTTACTTATTATGGAAAGATAAATATTGGAGATTTTCTAGCTTATTTACTATATATCAAAATCTTTACTCAACCAATAAAGAGACTTATTGCCTTTGTAGAGCAATATCAAAATGGTATGAGTGGATTTAAGAGATTTATGGAGCTTATAGAAGTAGATAGAGAAAAAGATAAAGAGGATGCTAAGGATATTGGACAGGTTCAAGGAGAGATCAGATTTGAAAATGTAAGCTTTAGCCATGAAAGTAAGAAAGTATTAGATAATATCTCTTTAACTATTGAAAAAGGAAAGATGTTAGCATTAGTAGGACCATCTGGTGGAGGAAAAACGACTTTGTGTAATCTTATTCCAAGATTTTATACAGTAGATAGTGGAGATATAAAAATTGATGGAAAAAGTATATATGATGTAAAAGTAGATTCTTTAAGAAAGAATATTGGTATAGTTCAACAAGATGTATTCTTATTTACAGGAACTATTAAAGAAAATATCTTAATAGGAAAAACTGATGCTACAGATGAAGAGGTAATTGAAGCAGCTAAGAAAGCTAATATCCACGATCTAATTATGCAAATGCCTGATGGATATGATACAAATGTAGGAGAGAGAGGAACTAAACTTTCTGGAGGACAAAAACAAAGAATAGCTATTGCTAGAATATTCTTAAAAAATCCACCTATTTTAATATTGGATGAAGCTACTTCAGCTCTTGACAATATAACAGAAAGACTTATTCAAAAATCTTTAGAGGAGTTATGTAAAGGAAGAACTACAATAGTTGTAGCTCATAGATTGTCAACTATTCAATCAGCAGATGAGATAATTGTTCTTACTGATAATGGAATAGAGGAGAGAGGAACTCATCAACAACTTTTAGATAGTAAGGGATTCTATTATAAGTTACACAGCATGAGCCAATTATAA
- the era gene encoding GTPase Era, producing the protein MKAGFIAVVGRPNVGKSTLINKLVSEKVAIVSDKAGTTRDNIKGILNFNDNQYIFIDTPGIHKAKHLLGEYMTNSAIRVLKDVDVILFVLDGSQEISTGDQFVMEKVKEAKRTPRILVVNKIDKLNDEQLKAKRLEIEEKLGEFDGIVEISGQYAIGLPKLLEKIDPFLEEGIKYYPDDMYTDISVYKIITEIVREKILLKTRDEIPHSVAIEILNVERREKGKDKFDINIYVERDSQKGIIIGKGGRLLKEIGEEARREIEELIGVPIFLTLWVKVKEDWRKKKPFLKEMGYVEEKN; encoded by the coding sequence ATGAAAGCTGGATTTATAGCTGTAGTAGGAAGACCAAATGTTGGGAAATCTACTTTAATAAATAAGCTAGTATCAGAAAAAGTTGCAATAGTTTCTGATAAAGCTGGAACAACAAGAGATAATATAAAGGGAATTTTAAATTTTAATGATAATCAATATATTTTTATTGATACACCAGGAATACATAAAGCAAAACATCTACTTGGAGAGTATATGACTAACTCTGCTATAAGAGTTTTAAAAGATGTTGATGTTATTTTATTTGTATTAGATGGTTCTCAAGAGATAAGTACTGGAGATCAATTTGTAATGGAAAAAGTAAAAGAGGCAAAGAGAACTCCAAGAATACTTGTAGTTAATAAAATAGATAAATTAAATGATGAACAATTAAAAGCTAAGAGATTAGAAATTGAGGAAAAATTAGGAGAGTTTGATGGAATTGTTGAAATTTCAGGGCAATATGCTATTGGACTTCCTAAACTTTTAGAGAAAATTGATCCATTCTTAGAAGAGGGAATAAAATATTATCCAGATGATATGTATACAGATATCTCTGTGTATAAAATAATAACTGAGATAGTAAGAGAGAAAATTTTACTTAAAACGAGAGATGAGATACCTCACTCTGTGGCTATTGAGATACTTAATGTAGAGAGAAGAGAAAAGGGAAAAGATAAATTTGATATCAATATCTATGTGGAAAGAGATTCTCAAAAGGGTATTATAATAGGAAAAGGGGGAAGACTTCTTAAGGAGATAGGAGAAGAGGCTAGACGTGAGATAGAAGAGTTAATAGGAGTACCTATTTTCTTAACTCTTTGGGTTAAAGTAAAAGAAGATTGGAGAAAGAAAAAACCATTCTTAAAAGAGATGGGATATGTGGAAGAGAAAAACTAA
- a CDS encoding 1-propanol dehydrogenase PduQ: MKIFQADTQIFAGIDTEKVLEKISCKKYIFMTDPMMVKIGISKKIEEIFQRKGIEYEVFSDIEVNPSLESIKKALEKVIDFSPEKILALGGGSTLDSAKAVSYFMAKSGREIPVIAIPTTCGTGSEVTSYAVITDTVNNVKIPIKDDKMIPEIAILDPEFTKTLPKSVVADGGIDALTHAIEAYTSKGANLYTQIYSLYAIKTIFKNLLKMYEDISNKEARIEMGKASCIAGFSFEKAGLGINHSIAHNIGGKFHKAHGRANGVVLPYIIKFNSTDEETAKRYYEIAKELELPSSSIEEGAKSLAIAVEILNKKLGIQSCVKEFGIDEKEYRDLIPEMAEVAMNDICTSGNIKNVTIEDMKKLFEIVY, translated from the coding sequence ATGAAGATATTTCAAGCAGATACTCAGATATTTGCAGGGATAGATACAGAAAAAGTGTTAGAAAAAATTTCTTGTAAAAAATATATCTTTATGACTGATCCAATGATGGTCAAGATAGGAATAAGTAAAAAAATTGAGGAAATTTTTCAAAGAAAAGGAATTGAATATGAAGTTTTTAGTGATATTGAAGTAAATCCATCACTAGAATCAATAAAAAAAGCATTGGAAAAAGTAATTGATTTTTCACCTGAAAAAATACTTGCTTTAGGAGGAGGATCAACTTTAGATTCAGCTAAGGCAGTATCATATTTTATGGCTAAGTCAGGAAGGGAAATTCCTGTAATAGCAATTCCAACAACTTGTGGAACAGGATCGGAAGTAACTTCTTATGCAGTAATAACTGATACAGTAAATAATGTTAAGATACCAATAAAAGATGATAAGATGATCCCAGAAATAGCAATATTAGATCCAGAGTTTACTAAAACTCTTCCTAAATCAGTAGTAGCAGATGGTGGAATAGATGCATTAACTCATGCAATAGAAGCTTATACTTCAAAGGGAGCTAATCTATATACACAAATATACTCTCTTTATGCTATAAAAACTATTTTTAAAAATCTTTTAAAAATGTATGAGGATATATCAAATAAAGAAGCTAGAATTGAAATGGGAAAAGCTTCATGTATAGCAGGATTTTCTTTTGAAAAAGCAGGATTAGGTATCAATCATAGTATCGCTCATAATATTGGTGGAAAATTCCATAAAGCTCATGGTAGAGCAAATGGAGTAGTATTACCATATATTATCAAATTTAATTCAACTGATGAAGAAACAGCTAAAAGATATTATGAAATAGCTAAAGAATTGGAATTACCTTCAAGCAGTATAGAAGAGGGAGCAAAGAGTTTAGCTATAGCTGTAGAGATATTAAATAAAAAACTAGGTATTCAAAGTTGTGTAAAAGAGTTTGGAATAGATGAAAAAGAGTATAGAGATCTTATTCCAGAAATGGCTGAAGTAGCAATGAATGATATTTGTACTTCAGGAAATATAAAAAATGTAACTATAGAAGATATGAAAAAATTATTTGAAATTGTATATTAA
- a CDS encoding GNAT family N-acetyltransferase: MEILIREGKIEDLENMNELFEELDEYHRINLPNIFKKGDIIGRPLEHIKNICENSDSEIFVAELDGKLIGMAEILKKRTVPYPLKKDREWVVLDTIVVKKEYRGKGIGNMLFDSILDWTKDKKINRIEVNVYEFNNSAIKFYENLGFRNFNRIMYLEV, from the coding sequence ATGGAAATATTAATAAGGGAAGGAAAAATTGAAGATTTAGAAAATATGAATGAACTTTTTGAAGAGTTAGATGAATATCATAGAATAAATCTTCCAAATATCTTTAAAAAAGGAGATATTATAGGGCGACCGTTAGAACATATAAAAAATATATGTGAAAATTCAGACAGTGAAATATTTGTAGCTGAGCTTGATGGAAAATTAATAGGAATGGCAGAAATATTAAAAAAGAGAACTGTTCCCTATCCTTTAAAAAAAGATAGAGAATGGGTAGTCTTAGATACTATAGTTGTAAAAAAAGAATATAGGGGAAAAGGAATAGGCAATATGTTATTTGATTCTATTTTAGATTGGACTAAGGACAAGAAAATTAATAGAATAGAGGTAAATGTCTATGAATTTAACAATTCTGCAATAAAATTTTATGAAAATTTAGGTTTTAGAAATTTTAATAGAATAATGTATTTAGAAGTATAA